Proteins encoded within one genomic window of Pseudocalidococcus azoricus BACA0444:
- a CDS encoding DUF3531 family protein: protein MEIQFREFNPFDVWIWVELADFPTPVEQQYLEEVFNSWFFLGKLGGFNAENLQVQDTGLELSFMDYDSQAQSHSLVALMHNMGEFEYQDLWARCWFDLGTSDALALDVLINALNQFSLDYLPLRRLIIGGENADWPIEEPS from the coding sequence ATGGAGATCCAGTTTCGGGAATTTAACCCCTTTGATGTCTGGATTTGGGTCGAGCTGGCGGATTTTCCCACCCCCGTTGAGCAACAGTACCTGGAAGAGGTCTTTAATTCCTGGTTTTTCCTCGGCAAGTTGGGTGGATTTAATGCCGAAAACTTACAAGTCCAAGATACGGGCCTGGAACTGAGTTTTATGGACTATGACAGCCAGGCCCAATCCCATTCCTTAGTAGCCTTAATGCACAATATGGGCGAGTTTGAATATCAAGACCTCTGGGCTAGATGTTGGTTTGATCTCGGTACCAGTGACGCTTTGGCTCTGGATGTTTTGATTAATGCCCTGAATCAGTTTAGTTTAGATTACCTACCCTTAAGGCGACTGATTATTGGGGGTGAAAATGCGGATTGGCCGATTGAAGAACCTTCCTAA
- a CDS encoding class I SAM-dependent methyltransferase, producing the protein MLSKAETITKVTTMFNSAADYFDAPALSFWHCYGQKTIDYLAPRPGDRVLHVCCGSGASAISVPRAVGASGRVLGVDLAEALLELARQKAEYQGLANIEFRAGDFENLGLPDTSFDRVICVFGIFFVPDMAAVQSRSDMQLLKNLNSQTGLNRDD; encoded by the coding sequence ATGCTCAGTAAAGCAGAAACCATCACCAAAGTGACCACTATGTTTAACTCTGCTGCTGATTATTTTGATGCTCCGGCCCTATCGTTTTGGCATTGTTATGGGCAAAAAACCATTGATTACCTTGCGCCCAGGCCTGGGGATCGGGTTTTACATGTGTGCTGTGGTTCGGGGGCTTCGGCAATTTCCGTCCCGCGTGCTGTTGGGGCTTCTGGGCGGGTGTTGGGCGTTGATTTGGCTGAAGCCTTACTGGAGTTAGCCCGGCAAAAGGCCGAATATCAGGGCCTGGCAAATATTGAGTTTAGGGCCGGAGACTTTGAAAATTTGGGTTTACCGGATACCAGTTTTGATCGGGTGATCTGTGTTTTTGGCATCTTTTTTGTCCCAGATATGGCGGCGGTGCAATCGAGGTCTGATATGCAGTTGCTCAAAAATCTAAATTCGCAAACAGGACTCAACCGTGATGATTGA
- a CDS encoding HAD family hydrolase has protein sequence MAKWQALVFDVDGTLADTERDGHRVAFNRAFQEAGLDWDWSVDLYGQLLAVTGGKERMRYYLDQFRRDWPQPANLTDLIAQLHQAKTKHYTELLATGAIPLRPGVKRLLNEARIAGYRLAIATTTTPANVTALLEHTLGSESIAWFEVIAAGDIVPAKKPAPDIYHYALEKMGLAPEDCLAFEDSENGLISAQKAGLATVVTVNGYTQSHDFSGAALVLDCLGEPDQPFRVLAGNPQGRTYLNLDLCQALPR, from the coding sequence ATGGCAAAGTGGCAAGCCCTAGTTTTTGATGTGGATGGCACATTGGCAGATACGGAGCGGGATGGGCATCGGGTCGCCTTTAATCGGGCGTTTCAAGAGGCTGGCCTGGACTGGGATTGGTCAGTTGATCTGTACGGGCAACTCTTGGCGGTCACTGGGGGCAAAGAACGGATGCGCTATTACCTGGATCAATTTCGGCGCGACTGGCCCCAACCTGCCAACTTGACGGATTTAATTGCCCAACTCCATCAAGCTAAAACCAAACATTACACGGAACTTCTGGCCACTGGGGCAATTCCTCTCCGGCCTGGGGTCAAGCGTCTCTTAAATGAAGCCCGTATCGCTGGATACCGTCTGGCCATTGCCACCACCACCACCCCGGCCAATGTCACAGCCCTGTTAGAACATACCCTTGGTTCAGAGAGTATTGCTTGGTTCGAGGTCATTGCCGCGGGGGATATTGTTCCGGCCAAAAAACCTGCGCCTGATATTTATCACTATGCTCTAGAAAAGATGGGCCTTGCCCCTGAAGATTGTTTAGCCTTTGAAGATTCTGAGAATGGGTTAATTTCGGCCCAAAAGGCTGGCCTGGCTACGGTGGTGACGGTGAATGGCTATACCCAGTCCCATGATTTCTCGGGAGCAGCCTTAGTCTTGGATTGCCTAGGGGAGCCGGATCAGCCCTTTCGAGTTTTGGCCGGTAATCCCCAAGGCCGTACTTATCTTAACCTTGACCTCTGCCAGGCCTTGCCCCGCTAA
- a CDS encoding endonuclease MutS2, whose amino-acid sequence MPEFSPSLETSFRAINHHLERKTQSRLDWPRLCQHLATFTSTKLGAEQAQAWQPASSLLASQQLLAQTEDAYKLCTYYLRELDFSQIKNIHSGLDRAAHQGVLTPAELLEIAQTQAGSRNLRRVVDSYADLSALQALLADLRTFPQLEQEIHRCITEQGEVSERASPQLGAIRQHQQQIRGQIHQQLQQLIHRKHTALQDTVITQRAERYVLPVKAPQRDAVPGIVHDVSTSGATLYIEPQTTVELNNRLRQLARQAEQEEYRIREILSQQVTEVVLELQQGLDMITQLDLAVARARYGLWLNGNIPRFVQLDEPIHLRNLRHPLLIWQQQQEQGATVVPITIDIAPPIKVVTITGPNTGGKTATLKTLGLVALMAKAGLMIPAAEPVELPWFRQVLADIGDEQSLQQNLSTFSGHIRTISQILQALGEQSHLNHAALVLLDEVGAGTDPSEGTALAIALLTHLADQAQLTIATTHYGELKALKYQDARFENASVEFDPETLAPTYRLLWGIPGRSNALAIAQRLGLNPDVIATATQALPADQDQVNQVIAGLEAQRRQQEAKASTASQLLAATEKLHQELLTKTEQLRQREQHLRQHQEQTIAQAIAQAQAEIAQLIKKLQAGPQTAQAAAQAQSQLKTIQAEYTPPPPEPVPGYLPQIGERVRIPKLQQTGEIIGLEDDAIAVRLGLMKVTVKLTDIESLTGEKPQPPAKITAPPPANPVRAEKAQETIPTLQTERNTLDIRGQRVASAEILLDEALNHGGSVLWVIHGHGTGKLRQFVHEHLRHHPLVEKFEFAPQNEGGRGATIVYFRQF is encoded by the coding sequence TTGCCAGAATTCTCACCATCTCTAGAAACAAGTTTTCGGGCCATCAACCACCACCTGGAGCGCAAAACACAATCACGTTTAGACTGGCCACGGCTATGTCAACATCTGGCAACGTTTACCTCGACTAAATTGGGAGCCGAACAGGCCCAGGCCTGGCAACCAGCCTCCAGCCTATTGGCCTCTCAACAACTCCTAGCTCAAACTGAAGATGCCTATAAACTCTGCACCTACTATTTACGGGAATTAGACTTTAGCCAGATCAAAAATATTCACTCCGGTTTAGACCGTGCCGCTCACCAAGGAGTCCTCACCCCAGCGGAATTATTAGAGATTGCCCAAACCCAGGCCGGGAGCCGGAACTTACGCCGCGTTGTAGATAGCTATGCCGACCTCAGCGCACTCCAGGCCCTTCTGGCCGATTTACGCACCTTTCCCCAACTGGAGCAAGAAATCCATCGGTGTATTACGGAACAAGGTGAAGTTAGCGAGCGGGCTAGCCCTCAGTTAGGGGCAATCCGGCAACACCAACAACAAATTCGCGGGCAAATTCACCAACAACTCCAGCAGCTAATCCACCGCAAACATACCGCCCTCCAAGATACTGTCATCACCCAGCGGGCCGAGCGTTATGTCTTACCCGTGAAAGCCCCCCAACGCGATGCTGTCCCGGGGATTGTTCATGATGTCTCCACCAGTGGCGCGACCCTCTATATTGAACCCCAGACCACCGTTGAGCTTAACAATCGCCTCAGACAATTAGCCCGCCAGGCCGAACAGGAAGAATACCGCATCCGGGAAATCCTCAGCCAGCAAGTCACCGAAGTCGTTCTGGAATTGCAGCAAGGGCTAGACATGATCACCCAACTGGATCTGGCCGTTGCCCGGGCCCGCTATGGACTTTGGTTGAATGGCAATATCCCCCGATTTGTCCAACTGGATGAACCGATTCACCTGCGGAATTTACGACATCCCCTCCTAATTTGGCAGCAACAACAGGAACAGGGGGCCACAGTCGTCCCAATTACCATTGATATTGCTCCCCCGATAAAAGTTGTCACCATTACCGGCCCCAACACGGGGGGGAAAACCGCAACCTTAAAAACCTTGGGCCTGGTGGCATTGATGGCCAAGGCTGGCTTGATGATTCCGGCGGCTGAACCCGTAGAACTGCCCTGGTTTAGACAGGTATTAGCAGATATCGGCGATGAACAATCCCTACAGCAAAACCTTTCGACCTTTTCTGGGCATATTCGCACCATTAGCCAAATTCTCCAGGCCCTCGGGGAGCAATCTCACCTGAATCATGCGGCCCTTGTGCTATTGGATGAAGTTGGGGCCGGGACAGATCCCAGTGAAGGAACCGCCTTAGCCATCGCCCTCTTAACCCACTTGGCAGACCAGGCCCAACTCACCATCGCCACGACCCATTACGGGGAACTCAAGGCCCTCAAATATCAAGATGCCCGGTTTGAAAATGCCTCCGTAGAGTTTGACCCAGAGACCCTCGCGCCCACCTACCGGCTTTTGTGGGGAATTCCCGGTCGCTCCAATGCCCTAGCTATTGCCCAACGCTTAGGCCTGAACCCAGATGTGATTGCCACTGCCACCCAGGCCCTGCCCGCGGATCAAGATCAAGTCAATCAAGTTATTGCTGGCCTGGAAGCCCAACGCCGCCAACAGGAAGCCAAAGCCAGCACCGCCAGTCAACTCCTTGCCGCCACAGAAAAACTACACCAGGAACTCTTGACTAAAACCGAGCAACTTCGGCAACGGGAACAACATCTCCGCCAGCATCAGGAACAAACCATTGCCCAGGCCATCGCCCAAGCCCAGGCCGAGATTGCCCAACTCATTAAAAAACTCCAAGCCGGCCCCCAAACTGCCCAAGCCGCCGCCCAGGCCCAGAGCCAACTTAAGACAATCCAAGCTGAATATACCCCACCCCCCCCAGAACCAGTTCCAGGCTATCTACCCCAAATCGGTGAGCGGGTTCGGATTCCTAAATTGCAACAAACGGGGGAAATCATTGGCCTGGAAGACGATGCCATTGCGGTGCGCCTGGGGTTGATGAAAGTAACGGTGAAGCTAACTGATATTGAATCTTTAACAGGTGAAAAACCCCAACCCCCAGCCAAAATTACAGCCCCTCCCCCAGCCAACCCAGTTAGGGCCGAAAAAGCCCAGGAAACAATTCCAACCCTACAAACTGAGCGCAATACCCTGGATATTCGCGGACAGCGGGTTGCCAGCGCAGAGATTTTACTCGATGAAGCCTTAAATCACGGAGGGTCTGTTTTGTGGGTGATTCATGGGCATGGGACAGGCAAACTACGGCAATTTGTCCATGAGCATCTCCGCCATCATCCCCTGGTTGAGAAGTTCGAGTTTGCACCGCAAAATGAAGGCGGTCGGGGAGCTACAATCGTATATTTTCGACAATTTTAA
- a CDS encoding glycosyltransferase family 4 protein, giving the protein MDYSLGINGRFLSQPLTGVQRYARCWVKALDHLLISGEIAGSDWQVTLYVPRGQHIKPGLGKLNLQAIQIKQVGFSNGYFWEQLELPLYARDQVLINLGNMAPILSLISPQKTVVTIHDLSFQKFPESYSRLYQLTYNLLTPLIMARADAMLTVSQTEAKAILDVYPQAKSRLYPIPNGHWPDDLDLEAIAPMKPIGRPFMLAVGTLSARKNLTGILKAAEQVNQQKSLDFVMVGGRPSIYQAIQLELPTSLKDRVHFVGTVDDRTLISYYKAAQGLVYPSFYEASGLPPLEAMACGCPVIVSDIPALKERCQEAAIYCQASSPETIAEAIIKLINHPELQRELRRKGYEQAQALTWKNSVQQAMKVIASC; this is encoded by the coding sequence ATGGACTACTCTCTGGGGATCAATGGCCGCTTTCTTAGTCAGCCGTTAACAGGGGTGCAACGGTATGCTCGCTGTTGGGTCAAAGCCCTTGATCACCTCTTGATCTCTGGGGAAATTGCCGGATCGGATTGGCAGGTTACTCTCTATGTTCCTAGGGGGCAGCATATTAAACCAGGCCTGGGTAAGTTAAATCTTCAAGCAATTCAAATTAAACAAGTTGGTTTTAGCAATGGTTATTTCTGGGAGCAGTTGGAGTTACCCCTTTATGCCCGTGATCAGGTCTTAATTAATTTGGGCAATATGGCCCCGATCCTGTCATTAATCAGTCCCCAAAAGACAGTCGTAACCATCCATGATTTATCCTTCCAAAAATTTCCCGAATCCTACTCAAGGCTGTATCAGTTGACCTATAACCTCCTCACTCCCCTGATCATGGCCAGAGCTGATGCTATGCTCACCGTGTCGCAAACCGAAGCCAAGGCAATTTTAGATGTCTATCCCCAGGCCAAGTCACGCCTATACCCCATCCCCAATGGTCACTGGCCTGATGATTTAGATTTAGAAGCGATTGCTCCAATGAAACCAATCGGTCGCCCGTTTATGTTGGCGGTGGGAACGCTGTCAGCCCGGAAGAATTTAACTGGCATTCTCAAGGCGGCGGAACAGGTCAATCAACAAAAGAGCTTGGATTTTGTCATGGTTGGGGGCCGGCCAAGTATTTATCAAGCCATTCAGTTAGAGCTACCCACATCATTAAAAGATCGCGTTCATTTTGTCGGCACGGTCGATGATCGGACGTTAATTAGTTATTACAAAGCCGCTCAAGGCCTGGTTTATCCCTCTTTTTATGAAGCTTCAGGATTGCCGCCCTTGGAAGCCATGGCCTGTGGTTGTCCAGTGATTGTCTCGGATATTCCTGCTTTGAAAGAGCGTTGTCAGGAGGCTGCGATCTATTGCCAGGCCAGTTCTCCAGAAACGATTGCAGAAGCCATTATCAAACTGATTAATCATCCAGAACTACAACGAGAGTTACGCCGCAAAGGATATGAACAAGCCCAGGCCCTGACTTGGAAAAATTCAGTCCAGCAGGCGATGAAGGTTATTGCATCCTGTTGA
- a CDS encoding NAD(P)H-quinone oxidoreductase subunit N: protein MDLTTLATQLNVGAILPETIVILTLLVVLVTDLIIGRQSDRWTSYIAVTGLLASVGAMVLQWNQVETASFLGSFRSDNLSLLFRGIIALSSVVTILMSMRYVEQTGSALGEFLTVLLTATVGGMFLAGAEELVMIFVSLETLSIASYIMTGYMKRDLRSNEASLKYLLIGAASSAIFLYGSSLLYGLSGGSTSLVSIAGAISGQSLGLLIALVFVIAGISFKISAVPFHQWTPDVYEGAPTPVVAFLSVGSKAAGFALAIRFLTLAFPSLAADWQVIFTVLAILSMILGNVVALAQTSMKRMLAYSSIAQAGFVMIGFLIGTEAGYASMMFYLLIYLFMNLGAFTCIILFSLRTGTDDINEYAGLYQKDPLLTLGLSLCLLSLGGIPPLAGFFGKLYLFWAGWQAGAYGLVLLGLLTSVISIYYYIRVVKMMVVKEPQEMSEAVKNYPEINWKAFGMRPLQVGLIVTVIATSLAGILGNPLFNLVNASVTTIPTFNAMMHPPAISVAALPPKEDL, encoded by the coding sequence ATGGATCTCACCACCCTAGCGACCCAATTGAATGTCGGGGCGATCTTGCCAGAAACTATCGTGATCCTGACTCTCCTAGTGGTTTTAGTGACCGATCTGATCATCGGCCGACAGTCGGATCGCTGGACTTCATACATTGCCGTGACTGGCTTACTAGCCTCTGTGGGCGCAATGGTCTTGCAGTGGAACCAAGTGGAAACCGCTTCATTTTTAGGCAGTTTTCGCAGTGATAACCTCAGCTTGCTATTTCGGGGAATTATTGCCCTCTCCAGTGTGGTGACAATCTTGATGTCCATGCGCTATGTCGAACAAACGGGGAGTGCCTTGGGTGAGTTTTTAACAGTCCTGTTAACGGCCACAGTCGGGGGGATGTTCCTGGCCGGAGCAGAAGAACTGGTGATGATTTTTGTTTCCCTAGAAACCTTGAGTATTGCCTCCTACATCATGACGGGTTACATGAAGCGGGATTTGCGCTCCAATGAAGCCTCTTTGAAATATCTCTTAATTGGGGCGGCCAGTTCGGCAATTTTCCTCTATGGCTCCTCCCTGCTCTATGGTCTTTCGGGGGGTTCAACCTCATTGGTGTCCATTGCTGGGGCGATTTCGGGACAATCCTTGGGCCTCCTGATTGCCTTGGTGTTTGTGATTGCGGGGATTAGTTTTAAGATTTCGGCGGTTCCCTTTCACCAGTGGACTCCTGATGTCTATGAAGGTGCGCCGACTCCGGTGGTGGCCTTTTTATCGGTGGGGTCTAAAGCGGCTGGGTTTGCCTTGGCAATTCGCTTCTTAACCTTAGCGTTCCCCAGTTTAGCGGCCGACTGGCAGGTGATTTTTACGGTCTTAGCCATCCTGAGCATGATTTTGGGAAATGTGGTCGCCCTGGCCCAAACCAGCATGAAGCGGATGTTGGCCTATTCCTCCATTGCCCAGGCCGGGTTTGTGATGATTGGCTTTTTAATTGGCACAGAGGCCGGTTATGCCAGCATGATGTTTTATCTGTTGATTTACCTGTTCATGAACCTGGGTGCTTTTACTTGCATCATTCTTTTCTCACTGCGGACAGGTACAGATGACATTAATGAATATGCCGGTTTGTATCAAAAAGATCCACTCTTAACCTTGGGTTTAAGCCTCTGTCTTCTCTCCCTCGGCGGGATTCCCCCCTTGGCTGGGTTCTTTGGTAAGCTCTATCTCTTCTGGGCAGGTTGGCAAGCCGGGGCCTATGGCCTGGTATTGTTGGGCTTGTTAACCAGCGTGATCTCGATCTACTACTACATCCGAGTGGTCAAGATGATGGTGGTTAAGGAACCCCAAGAAATGTCGGAAGCGGTGAAAAATTACCCTGAAATTAACTGGAAAGCCTTTGGGATGAGGCCGTTACAGGTTGGGTTGATTGTCACCGTAATTGCCACCTCTTTGGCCGGTATTTTAGGCAATCCCTTGTTTAATCTGGTCAACGCCTCCGTCACGACTATTCCCACCTTTAATGCCATGATGCACCCCCCAGCGATTTCTGTAGCTGCCCTACCGCCAAAAGAGGATCTCTAG
- a CDS encoding peptide chain release factor 3 translates to MSELAQEIQAAVASRRNFAIISHPDAGKTTLTEKLLLYGGAIHQAGAVKARRAQRHATSDWMEMEQQRGISITSTVLQFDYQGYQINLLDTPGHQDFSEDTYRTLAAADNAVMLVDAAKGLEPQTRKLFEVCQLRALPIFTFINKMDRPGQESLELIDEIEQELGLQTFPVLWPIGIGDQFRGVYDRLRQEFHLFERSEHGRKEAQETIIPMGDARIDQLIEPHLYHQLKDELELLDGVGAELDLDLIHQGKMTPVFFGSAMTNFGVKLFLEHFLEKALKPIAYRSSKGAIEPTTENFTGFVFKLQANMDPKHRDRVAFIRVCSGKFEKDMNVSHARTGKSLRLSRPQKLFAQGRESIETAYPGDVIGLNNPGMFAIGDTLYVGPKLEYEGIPCFSPEIFAYLRNPNPSKFKQFQKGVNELREEGAVQIMYATDPTKREPILAAVGQLQFEVVQFRLMNEYGVETRLDPLPYTVARWVVDGWPALEAAGRIFNALTVQDNWERPVLLFKNEWNVQQMETDHPKLRLSRIAPIGFASEAVRSR, encoded by the coding sequence ATGAGCGAATTAGCCCAGGAAATTCAAGCCGCAGTCGCCAGCCGCCGTAACTTTGCGATTATTTCCCATCCCGATGCGGGTAAAACCACATTGACCGAAAAACTTTTGCTCTACGGGGGAGCCATCCACCAGGCCGGAGCCGTCAAAGCCCGCCGCGCCCAACGCCATGCCACCTCAGACTGGATGGAAATGGAACAACAGCGGGGGATTTCGATTACTTCAACCGTGTTGCAATTTGACTATCAAGGCTATCAAATCAATCTCCTCGATACTCCCGGCCACCAAGATTTTAGTGAAGATACCTATCGGACTCTGGCGGCGGCGGATAATGCGGTGATGTTGGTGGATGCGGCTAAGGGCCTGGAACCCCAAACTCGGAAGCTCTTTGAAGTCTGCCAGTTGCGGGCTTTACCGATTTTTACGTTTATTAATAAGATGGATCGGCCGGGGCAGGAATCCTTGGAACTGATTGATGAAATTGAACAAGAACTCGGCCTGCAAACCTTTCCAGTCCTGTGGCCAATCGGGATTGGGGATCAATTTCGCGGGGTTTATGATCGCTTGCGACAGGAATTTCATCTGTTTGAACGCAGCGAGCATGGCCGTAAAGAAGCCCAAGAAACGATTATTCCGATGGGGGATGCCCGCATTGATCAGCTTATAGAACCCCATTTATATCACCAACTTAAGGATGAGTTAGAGTTACTGGATGGAGTCGGGGCTGAGTTAGATCTAGACTTAATCCATCAGGGCAAAATGACTCCGGTGTTCTTTGGCAGTGCCATGACTAATTTTGGCGTGAAGTTGTTTTTAGAGCATTTCCTTGAAAAAGCCTTGAAACCAATTGCCTATCGCAGCAGCAAGGGGGCCATTGAACCTACCACCGAAAACTTTACCGGCTTTGTTTTCAAGCTCCAGGCCAACATGGATCCAAAACATCGGGATCGGGTGGCGTTTATTCGGGTTTGCTCCGGCAAGTTTGAAAAAGATATGAACGTCTCCCATGCTCGGACTGGCAAAAGCCTCAGGTTATCCCGTCCTCAAAAACTCTTTGCCCAAGGCCGGGAATCCATTGAAACCGCTTATCCGGGGGATGTCATTGGTCTCAACAATCCGGGAATGTTTGCGATTGGCGATACGCTTTATGTCGGCCCCAAACTGGAGTATGAAGGGATTCCCTGTTTTTCCCCGGAAATTTTTGCCTATCTCCGCAACCCCAACCCCTCCAAATTCAAACAATTTCAAAAAGGGGTGAACGAACTCCGGGAAGAGGGGGCGGTGCAAATTATGTATGCCACGGATCCAACCAAACGAGAACCCATCTTAGCCGCGGTGGGGCAACTCCAATTTGAAGTTGTACAATTTCGCTTGATGAATGAATATGGGGTGGAAACTCGTCTAGACCCCTTGCCCTATACCGTGGCCCGTTGGGTTGTGGATGGCTGGCCAGCTTTGGAAGCGGCGGGACGGATTTTTAATGCCTTAACAGTTCAGGATAATTGGGAGCGGCCGGTTTTACTGTTCAAAAATGAATGGAATGTCCAACAGATGGAAACCGATCATCCTAAGTTACGATTAAGTCGGATTGCCCCGATTGGGTTCGCCAGTGAAGCCGTCAGAAGTCGTTAA
- a CDS encoding glutathione S-transferase family protein: MIQLYGGQQTRAAIVRWYLEELGIPYEFVVMDMKAGAHKQPDFLAINPMGKVPALVDGEVKLWESGAILLYLADSQEKMPEDAGARGQVYQWVLFANSTLPQAMTGEAKETQLPKLLTALDAALTGKEFLVGDTLTVADVAMASILSYAQMLFQIDFSPYSAVQSYLGGMTERSAFRKGIMGQD, from the coding sequence ATGATTCAACTGTATGGTGGCCAACAAACCCGAGCCGCAATTGTCCGCTGGTACTTAGAAGAACTGGGCATTCCCTACGAATTTGTCGTCATGGACATGAAAGCTGGGGCCCATAAACAGCCGGATTTTCTGGCCATTAACCCGATGGGCAAAGTTCCGGCCTTGGTGGATGGCGAGGTGAAACTTTGGGAATCTGGGGCGATTTTGCTCTATCTCGCTGACTCTCAGGAGAAAATGCCAGAGGATGCAGGGGCACGTGGACAAGTTTACCAATGGGTGCTTTTTGCCAATTCCACTCTCCCCCAGGCCATGACGGGAGAAGCAAAAGAAACTCAACTCCCCAAACTCCTAACAGCCTTAGATGCAGCGTTGACTGGAAAAGAATTTTTAGTGGGAGATACCTTAACAGTAGCCGATGTGGCAATGGCTAGTATCCTTAGTTATGCTCAGATGCTCTTTCAGATAGATTTTTCTCCCTATTCGGCAGTTCAATCCTACTTGGGGGGGATGACTGAGCGGTCAGCATTTCGGAAAGGGATTATGGGGCAAGACTAA
- a CDS encoding VOC family protein, with the protein MIDIGLTHVALPVTDVEQSIRFYSTYAGMQVIHRRIDQETGVNFVWLSDSTRPFAIVLIQTNRLQTILSPLAHLGVGCPSREMVDSLCSKAKQEGILIQKPQDSGYPTGYWAFLRDPDGHTLELSYGQEIGLTLEQSS; encoded by the coding sequence ATGATTGATATTGGCCTGACTCATGTCGCGCTCCCGGTGACTGATGTTGAACAAAGTATTAGGTTTTATTCGACATACGCTGGAATGCAGGTTATTCACCGCCGCATTGATCAGGAAACAGGTGTTAATTTTGTCTGGCTTTCGGATAGCACCCGGCCGTTTGCCATTGTGCTCATTCAAACCAACCGATTACAAACGATTTTGTCGCCCCTGGCCCATCTCGGAGTTGGCTGCCCAAGTAGGGAGATGGTGGACTCTCTTTGTTCAAAAGCAAAACAGGAGGGTATCCTCATTCAGAAACCACAAGACTCAGGCTATCCAACCGGATATTGGGCTTTTTTGCGAGATCCGGATGGTCACACCCTTGAATTATCCTATGGACAAGAAATTGGATTGACTCTTGAACAATCTTCATAA